Proteins from a single region of Candidatus Rubrimentiphilum sp.:
- a CDS encoding M56 family metallopeptidase — protein sequence MNAPALLMALFNGAWQGTVLCLGAFVLLARFRKLNAATRYAIWSGLLGIALLLPFANYAFSVQPVTHVVKVQAQPKAEIFRLGRLSPPSLLGQVNRSGGDTQPSRKATWFAVTAQPTLYERAMSDAARLATYAQYALYALLLIALVRLAFLVREVVTMIAARRSVRPIDAPFELHDSVHRAYEFAASPGFAMPCVLGFQPALIVIPEALLETGSDKELLSVVLHEHEHVMRFDDVQNVLHRLAGALGFFLPGVRIALRELAICREQVCDDAAIAGMGNRYAYARTLSAMAGWIEASAVPVPCFIFKRKQLLRRIEVLLDAAVSHSLRPNARFAVSAVGALVLVAALVLRFQVPVFAERIAVEAPPKPAVAAVHPAPVAPAIAPRVVVVRALKAVAAKCPLKPVRCPVKAKLARIPIPAKPPKPPKPKLASIVRKNLLTIVSVDGRATIASTSSSSYSSSSAIAPVAYAYAVTSSIGAATPKAAPAPRPHIWAIRDHVTPLPWRHPGTDLLDALSQAGYNNLSVDDLIRLRDHGVSGSLITGANSFFGHPSPNDLVMLADHGVSGSYLAELRAAGMPKFSAQDVIRLRDHGVSMMLISGLRARGYALNVDDLVRLADHGVGIMYIETVQRIRANGHPSIDDIIRLHDAGFTP from the coding sequence ATGAACGCGCCGGCGCTCTTGATGGCGCTCTTCAACGGAGCCTGGCAGGGAACGGTGCTCTGCCTGGGAGCTTTCGTCTTACTGGCACGCTTCCGTAAACTCAACGCCGCGACGCGCTACGCTATTTGGTCGGGGCTGCTCGGCATTGCGCTGCTGCTGCCGTTCGCGAACTACGCGTTTTCGGTTCAGCCCGTCACGCATGTCGTGAAGGTTCAGGCCCAGCCCAAGGCCGAGATCTTTCGACTCGGCCGGCTATCGCCGCCCTCGCTTTTGGGCCAGGTTAATCGCTCGGGCGGCGACACCCAGCCAAGTCGAAAGGCGACGTGGTTCGCAGTCACGGCACAGCCGACACTATACGAACGCGCGATGAGCGATGCGGCGCGGCTCGCAACCTACGCGCAGTACGCGTTGTACGCATTGTTGCTGATTGCGCTCGTGCGGCTGGCGTTCTTGGTGCGCGAAGTTGTGACCATGATCGCCGCGCGGCGGTCCGTTCGTCCCATCGACGCGCCGTTCGAACTGCACGACTCGGTGCATCGCGCGTATGAGTTTGCCGCCTCGCCCGGATTTGCGATGCCGTGCGTGCTGGGCTTCCAGCCCGCGCTTATCGTTATCCCTGAGGCATTGCTTGAAACGGGAAGCGACAAAGAACTGCTTAGCGTTGTGTTGCACGAGCACGAACACGTGATGCGCTTCGACGACGTGCAGAACGTCCTGCACCGGCTCGCCGGCGCGCTCGGATTCTTCTTGCCGGGCGTGCGGATCGCGCTGCGCGAGTTGGCGATCTGCCGCGAACAGGTCTGCGACGACGCGGCTATCGCGGGAATGGGCAATCGTTACGCGTACGCGCGCACGCTCTCGGCGATGGCCGGCTGGATCGAAGCCAGCGCCGTCCCGGTTCCATGTTTCATCTTCAAGCGCAAACAGTTGCTCCGCCGGATCGAAGTGCTGCTCGACGCAGCGGTCAGCCATTCGCTGCGGCCCAACGCGCGCTTTGCGGTCTCCGCCGTCGGCGCACTCGTACTCGTCGCCGCGCTCGTCTTGCGCTTCCAGGTTCCGGTGTTTGCGGAACGGATCGCGGTCGAGGCGCCGCCCAAACCGGCTGTTGCCGCCGTACATCCGGCGCCTGTCGCGCCGGCAATAGCGCCACGCGTGGTTGTTGTGCGTGCACTCAAAGCAGTTGCGGCAAAGTGCCCGCTCAAACCGGTGAGATGCCCGGTAAAAGCAAAGCTCGCAAGAATTCCGATTCCCGCCAAGCCGCCGAAGCCGCCCAAGCCGAAGCTGGCGAGCATAGTGAGAAAAAATCTCCTTACGATCGTTAGTGTGGATGGCCGGGCAACCATCGCTTCGACGAGCTCCTCAAGCTACTCAAGCTCCTCTGCCATTGCGCCGGTTGCTTACGCGTACGCCGTGACGTCGTCAATCGGCGCCGCGACGCCAAAAGCCGCGCCAGCTCCGCGGCCGCACATCTGGGCCATTCGCGATCACGTAACGCCGCTACCGTGGCGCCATCCCGGAACGGACCTCCTCGATGCGCTCTCGCAGGCCGGCTACAATAATCTGTCGGTAGACGACCTCATCAGACTGCGCGATCACGGCGTAAGCGGCTCGCTCATCACGGGCGCGAATTCGTTCTTCGGGCATCCTTCGCCGAACGATTTGGTGATGCTGGCCGACCACGGCGTCTCGGGCAGCTATCTGGCCGAGCTGCGCGCGGCGGGCATGCCGAAATTCTCCGCGCAGGACGTCATCCGGCTCCGCGACCACGGCGTCAGCATGATGCTGATCTCCGGCTTGCGCGCGCGCGGATACGCGCTGAACGTGGACGACCTGGTGCGGCTGGCAGACCACGGCGTGGGCATCATGTACATCGAAACCGTTCAGCGGATCCGTGCCAACGGTCATCCGTCAATCGACGACATCATTCGTCTGCACGACGCGGGGTTCACACCATGA